From Deltaproteobacteria bacterium:
TGCATTATAGCCGCAACAATTTAAAAGAAAAGAACGGCAAAGCCCCAAGGCCCAAATTTCATGTGCTCTTTCCCATCGACCTCATTTTTGATGCTCGGCTCTATGCGGATATGAAAAGGCTGGTCTGCGGTATCTTCCCATTTTTCGATACACAGGCGCTTGACGCCGCACGATTTTTCTTTGGCACCTCAGCACCGGAGGTCGAATTACATTCCGGCACAATGAACCTGACTACCTTTTTACAGGCAGATGACTTCGATGCTGATATGGAAAACAACGGTCAGCCTCGCGTTATTGCAGAAGGCAATCGGAATGCCACTATGTCACGATTCGCCGGTCGAGTCCTTAAACGTTACGGTGATACCGAGGAGGCGTATCAATGCTTTTGCGATGAGGCCGCGAAATGCTCCCCGCCGCTGGGCACACAGGAACTTGCCACCATCTGGCGCAGTGCGCGAGGTTTTTATCAGCGTATCCAGCGTCAGGACGGATATGTGCCACCGGAAGTGTACAATTCTGATGTTTCCTACAAGCCCGGAGATTTTTCCGATGTCGGCCAGGCTACGGTACTGTCAAAGTATTTTGGTAATGAACTAAGATATTCCCCGGCTACCCGTTACCTCCGCTACTGCGAAAATTACTGGCAGGAAACCGAACCCGGCGCACAGGCAGTCGCGCAGGAACTCACCAGACGTCAACTGGACGAGGCAACCAACGACCTATTGACCGCTACAAAAAAGCTGTCGGAAGTCGGTGCACAGGAAATATTGGACACCACTTCCAAGAGCAAAGCCGAGTCTCTGTTTAATGATGAGCAGGCTGAAGCTTACGCCGCTTTCCTTGCCGCAAAAGCCTATCAGTCCTTTTCCATCAAGCGCAGGGAGTCGAAAAACATCACAGCAACCCTGCGTGAAGCACATCCCATGCTGGAAATCTCACCGCGAGACCTTGATACAGATTGTTTCCTTCTGTGTACACCTGCCGCCACCTATGATCTTCGCAAAGGTATGGACGGTGCAAGAGAACACTCCCCGGAGGACTATATAACGAAAATCACCACCGTTTCGCCCGGCGATAAAGGCGAAAACCTCTGGAAGGATACCATCAACCTTATTTTCTGCGGCGACCAAGTTCTGATTGATTATGTGCAAATGGTCTGCGGTCTTGCCGCCATCGGCAAAGTGTATCTTGAAGCGTTGATTATTGCCTACGGTGATGGGCGCAACGGTAAATCCACCTTTTGGAATGTACTATCCCGCGTAATGGGCTTATATAGCGGAAACATCTCCGCCGATGCGCTCACCGTTGGATGCCGCAGGAACATTAAACCGGAAATGGCAGAGGTCAAGGGCAAACGCCTGTTGATTGCGGCTGAGCTGCAGGAAGGTACACGCCTTAATAACTCGGTTGTAAAGCAGCTTTGCTCTACGGACGATGTATTCGCAGAGAAAAAATACAAAGACCCCTTCAGTTTTACACCCTGCCACACTCTGGTTCTTTACACAAACCACCTTCCTAAAGTGGGAGCGTCAGACGCCGGTATCTGGCGCAGGCTGATTGTTATTCCTTTCAACGCCAAGATTGAGGGCGAAGGCGATATTAAAAACTACGCTGAATACCTCTACGCCAATGCAGGTGAAAGCATTCTCGCATGGGTTATCGAGGGTGCGAAAAAGGTTATCGACATTGATTATCATATTCCTCTGCCCAAATGCGTAAGTGACGCAATCGAGGCGTACAGGCAGGAAAACGACTGGCTCGGTCATTTCCTTGAGGATAGATGTGAGCTTGGCAGCGATTTGCGAGAAAAGTCCAGCGACCTCTATATCGCATATAGGAATCATTGCGCCGAAAGAAACGAGTTTGTGCGCAGCACGACGGATTTTTATGCCGCCTTAGACAACGCCGGCTTCCAGAAGATAAAACCCAAGGGCTGGAGTTTCATTACCGGGCTTCGATTGAAGGTTGACGGCGGTGATTTTGAGGATTTCCTGAGCTGAAGGTGAGGGTCGATGAGGGTCGTTTCATAAAACCCCCTTTAGACTGATTTTTTTACTCCTAAAGGG
This genomic window contains:
- a CDS encoding DNA primase; translation: MFTLYRADCIGNRGNCLYPNKINVTDETALAEAVKCDYVCAKYQNSYRSGANFIGADCLPVDCDNDHSEDPADWVVPTDVANAFPGVRFAVHYSRNNLKEKNGKAPRPKFHVLFPIDLIFDARLYADMKRLVCGIFPFFDTQALDAARFFFGTSAPEVELHSGTMNLTTFLQADDFDADMENNGQPRVIAEGNRNATMSRFAGRVLKRYGDTEEAYQCFCDEAAKCSPPLGTQELATIWRSARGFYQRIQRQDGYVPPEVYNSDVSYKPGDFSDVGQATVLSKYFGNELRYSPATRYLRYCENYWQETEPGAQAVAQELTRRQLDEATNDLLTATKKLSEVGAQEILDTTSKSKAESLFNDEQAEAYAAFLAAKAYQSFSIKRRESKNITATLREAHPMLEISPRDLDTDCFLLCTPAATYDLRKGMDGAREHSPEDYITKITTVSPGDKGENLWKDTINLIFCGDQVLIDYVQMVCGLAAIGKVYLEALIIAYGDGRNGKSTFWNVLSRVMGLYSGNISADALTVGCRRNIKPEMAEVKGKRLLIAAELQEGTRLNNSVVKQLCSTDDVFAEKKYKDPFSFTPCHTLVLYTNHLPKVGASDAGIWRRLIVIPFNAKIEGEGDIKNYAEYLYANAGESILAWVIEGAKKVIDIDYHIPLPKCVSDAIEAYRQENDWLGHFLEDRCELGSDLREKSSDLYIAYRNHCAERNEFVRSTTDFYAALDNAGFQKIKPKGWSFITGLRLKVDGGDFEDFLS